In Papaver somniferum cultivar HN1 chromosome 1, ASM357369v1, whole genome shotgun sequence, a genomic segment contains:
- the LOC113306932 gene encoding probable serine/threonine-protein kinase At1g54610 isoform X2: MGCVCGKPSAIEDSKESPPAKERISSSNNSNYKTSSDLRGGVAVPRRVSSRRGEEVVFKEKERPPNSRGDGNGNGGRVVVIDNKQKVHTNRLSTENFVERKKEKSEVVSIHHQQQHPKAAISPKGIESEHVAAGWPPWLAAVAGEAIKGWIPRRADSFEKMDKIGQGTYSNVYRARDLETGKIVALKKVRFDNLEPESVRFMAREINILRKLDHPNIIKLEGLVTSRMSSSLYLVFEYMEHDLAGLASFPGLKFTESQVKCYMQQLLRGLEHCHSRGVLHRDIKGSNLLIDNSGVLKIADFGLASFFDPKQNQALTSRVVTLWYRPPELLLGATHYGIAVDLWSAGCILAELYAGKPIMPGRTEVEQLHKIFKLCGSPSEDYWRKSKLPHATIFKPQQPYRRCVAETFKDFPTAALSLIETLLSVDPANRGTAAYALKGEFFTTKPLACDPSSLPKYPPCKEFDAKVRDEEARRQGTAGTKGQRADLERKVPRESRAIPAPSANAELIMSMQKRQSQSNSRSRSEMFNTQKEEVASGFPIDPPRQSQAEEASKDPQANYHRRASHSGPLVHQTAWSKAGKNLDDAPKMSTGADLSTLSSLVAARNLLSDDRREKSSSTQPEAKKLARLPGSFNDVSGSTRGQDYYGHHGQGVSGSHQQEAARSSNRDQVMGYGPKGRKIHYSGPLLVPSGNTDQMLKDHDRQIREVVRRARIDKEKVRRFHQGGAEANHQRPARHQVLTFSGGGA, encoded by the exons ATGGGTTGTGTATGTGGTAAACCATCAGCAATAGAAGATAGTAAAGAAAGTCCTCCAGCAAAAGAGAGAATATCAAGCAGTAATAATAGTAATTATAAAACATCATCTGATTTAAGAGGAGGAGTTGCAGTACCAAGACGTGTATCATCAAGGAGAGGGGAAGAAGTAGTTttcaaagagaaagaaaggccTCCTAATAGCAGAGGAGATGGAAATGGAAACGGAGGAAGAGTTGTTgtgattgataataaacaaaaagTACATACAAATCGTTTGTCTACAGAGAATTTTGTTGAAAGGAAAAAAGAGAAAAGTGAGGTTGTTTCTATacatcaccaacaacaacatccAAAGGCTGCTATTAGTCCTAAAGGCATTGAAAGTGAACATGTAGCTGCGGGTTGGCCTCCATGGTTagctgctgttgctggtgaagcTATTAAAGGCTGGATACCACGTCGTGCTGATTCTTTTGAAAAGATGGATAAA ATTGGGCAAGGAACATATAGTAATGTGTATAGGGCCCGTGATCTTGAAACTGGAAAAATTGTTGCTCTAAAGAAAGTACGATTTGACAACCTGGAGCCAGAAAGTGTTCGATTCATGGCAAGGGAAATTAACATTCTGCGTAAACTTGATCACCCAAATATTATAAAACTTGAAGGCCTCGTAACATCACGAATGTCTAGCAGCTTGTACCTTGTTTTTGAGTACATGGAACACGATCTTGCTgggcttgcttcttttccaggtCTCAAGTTTACGGAGTCACAG GTTAAATGTTATATGCAGCAATTACTTCGAGGACTTGAACATTGCCATAGTCGTGGCGTTCTACATCGTGATATAAAGGGTTCAAATCTTCTAATTGATAACAGTGGCGTCTTAAAGATTGCAGACTTTGGGTTGGCGAGTTTTTTTGATCCTAAGCAAAACCAAGCCTTGACAAGCCGTGTTGTAACCCTCTGGTATAGACCGCCTGAGCTTTTACTTGGAGCCACTCACTATGGGATAGCTGTAGATTTGTGGAGTGCTGGGTGTATACTGGCAGAATTATATGCGGGTAAACCAATCATGCCTGGGAGAACTGAG GTAGAGCAGTTGCATAAGATTTTCAAGCTTTGTGGTTCACCATCTGAGGACTATTGGCGAAAGTCAAAATTGCCGCATGCAACCATTTTTAAGCCCCAACAGCCTTATAGGAGATGTGTTGCGGAAACATTCAAAGACTTCCCTACTGCCGCATTAAGTCTCATTGAAACACTCCTTTCAGTAGATCCTGCAAATCGTGGAACTGCAGCTTATGCTCTAAAGGGCGAG TTCTTTACAACAAAACCACTTGCTTGTGATCCTTCAAGCTTGCCCAAGTATCCTCCATGTAAAGAGTTCGATGCAAAAGTAAGAGATGAAGAAGCTAGAAG GCAAGGGACAGCTGGAACCAAGGGACAAAGGGCCGACCTTGAAAGAAAAGTACCAAGGGAATCTAGGGCCATCCCTGCACCTAGTGCCAATGCCGAACTAATCATGTCCATGCAG AAACGACAAAGCCAGTCCAACTCTAGGAGCCGCAGTGAGATGTTCAACACTCAGAAGGAAGAAGTTGCTTCTGGGTTTCCTATTGACCCACCTAGGCAATCACAGGCCGAAGAGGCAAGTAAAGATCCCCAGGCAAATTATCATAGGAGAGCTTCACATTCAGGACCGTTGGTTCACCAAACAGCATGGTCAAAGGCTGGGAAGAACCTGGATGATGCTCCAAAAATGTCAACAGGGGCAGACTTGTCAACCTTGTCCAGTTTAGTAGCGGCAAGGAACTTATTGTCTGATGACCGCAGAGAAAAATCTTCTTCTACACAACCCGAGGCAAAAAAACTTGCCAGGTTGCCGGGGTCATTCAATGATGTCTCTGGCTCTACCAGAGGACAGGATTATTACGGTCATCATGGGCAGGGTGTGTCAGGTTCCCATCAACAGGAAGCTGCTAGGTCAAGCAACAGGGACCAAGTTATG GGTTACGGACCCAAGGGACGCAAAATCCACTATTCTGGCCCACTACTAGTTCCATCTGGGAACACAGACCAGATGCTCAAGGATCATGACAGACAGATCCGAGAAGTTGTTCGACGAGCACGTATAGATAAAGAGAAAGTCAGGAGATTTCATCAAGGTGGCGCTGAAGCCAACCACCAAAGACCAGCTCGCCATCAAGTACTTACATTCAGTGGTGGAGGCGCGTAA
- the LOC113306932 gene encoding probable serine/threonine-protein kinase At1g54610 isoform X1, translating to MGCVCGKPSAIEDSKESPPAKERISSSNNSNYKTSSDLRGGVAVPRRVSSRRGEEVVFKEKERPPNSRGDGNGNGGRVVVIDNKQKVHTNRLSTENFVERKKEKSEVVSIHHQQQHPKAAISPKGIESEHVAAGWPPWLAAVAGEAIKGWIPRRADSFEKMDKIGQGTYSNVYRARDLETGKIVALKKVRFDNLEPESVRFMAREINILRKLDHPNIIKLEGLVTSRMSSSLYLVFEYMEHDLAGLASFPGLKFTESQVKCYMQQLLRGLEHCHSRGVLHRDIKGSNLLIDNSGVLKIADFGLASFFDPKQNQALTSRVVTLWYRPPELLLGATHYGIAVDLWSAGCILAELYAGKPIMPGRTEVEQLHKIFKLCGSPSEDYWRKSKLPHATIFKPQQPYRRCVAETFKDFPTAALSLIETLLSVDPANRGTAAYALKGEFFTTKPLACDPSSLPKYPPCKEFDAKVRDEEARRQGTAGTKGQRADLERKVPRESRAIPAPSANAELIMSMQKRQSQSNSRSRSEMFNTQKEEVASGFPIDPPRQSQAEEASKDPQANYHRRASHSGPLVHQTAWSKAGKNLDDAPKMSTGADLSTLSSLVAARNLLSDDRREKSSSTQPEAKKLARLPGSFNDVSGSTRGQDYYGHHGQGVSGSHQQEAARSSNRDQVMQGYGPKGRKIHYSGPLLVPSGNTDQMLKDHDRQIREVVRRARIDKEKVRRFHQGGAEANHQRPARHQVLTFSGGGA from the exons ATGGGTTGTGTATGTGGTAAACCATCAGCAATAGAAGATAGTAAAGAAAGTCCTCCAGCAAAAGAGAGAATATCAAGCAGTAATAATAGTAATTATAAAACATCATCTGATTTAAGAGGAGGAGTTGCAGTACCAAGACGTGTATCATCAAGGAGAGGGGAAGAAGTAGTTttcaaagagaaagaaaggccTCCTAATAGCAGAGGAGATGGAAATGGAAACGGAGGAAGAGTTGTTgtgattgataataaacaaaaagTACATACAAATCGTTTGTCTACAGAGAATTTTGTTGAAAGGAAAAAAGAGAAAAGTGAGGTTGTTTCTATacatcaccaacaacaacatccAAAGGCTGCTATTAGTCCTAAAGGCATTGAAAGTGAACATGTAGCTGCGGGTTGGCCTCCATGGTTagctgctgttgctggtgaagcTATTAAAGGCTGGATACCACGTCGTGCTGATTCTTTTGAAAAGATGGATAAA ATTGGGCAAGGAACATATAGTAATGTGTATAGGGCCCGTGATCTTGAAACTGGAAAAATTGTTGCTCTAAAGAAAGTACGATTTGACAACCTGGAGCCAGAAAGTGTTCGATTCATGGCAAGGGAAATTAACATTCTGCGTAAACTTGATCACCCAAATATTATAAAACTTGAAGGCCTCGTAACATCACGAATGTCTAGCAGCTTGTACCTTGTTTTTGAGTACATGGAACACGATCTTGCTgggcttgcttcttttccaggtCTCAAGTTTACGGAGTCACAG GTTAAATGTTATATGCAGCAATTACTTCGAGGACTTGAACATTGCCATAGTCGTGGCGTTCTACATCGTGATATAAAGGGTTCAAATCTTCTAATTGATAACAGTGGCGTCTTAAAGATTGCAGACTTTGGGTTGGCGAGTTTTTTTGATCCTAAGCAAAACCAAGCCTTGACAAGCCGTGTTGTAACCCTCTGGTATAGACCGCCTGAGCTTTTACTTGGAGCCACTCACTATGGGATAGCTGTAGATTTGTGGAGTGCTGGGTGTATACTGGCAGAATTATATGCGGGTAAACCAATCATGCCTGGGAGAACTGAG GTAGAGCAGTTGCATAAGATTTTCAAGCTTTGTGGTTCACCATCTGAGGACTATTGGCGAAAGTCAAAATTGCCGCATGCAACCATTTTTAAGCCCCAACAGCCTTATAGGAGATGTGTTGCGGAAACATTCAAAGACTTCCCTACTGCCGCATTAAGTCTCATTGAAACACTCCTTTCAGTAGATCCTGCAAATCGTGGAACTGCAGCTTATGCTCTAAAGGGCGAG TTCTTTACAACAAAACCACTTGCTTGTGATCCTTCAAGCTTGCCCAAGTATCCTCCATGTAAAGAGTTCGATGCAAAAGTAAGAGATGAAGAAGCTAGAAG GCAAGGGACAGCTGGAACCAAGGGACAAAGGGCCGACCTTGAAAGAAAAGTACCAAGGGAATCTAGGGCCATCCCTGCACCTAGTGCCAATGCCGAACTAATCATGTCCATGCAG AAACGACAAAGCCAGTCCAACTCTAGGAGCCGCAGTGAGATGTTCAACACTCAGAAGGAAGAAGTTGCTTCTGGGTTTCCTATTGACCCACCTAGGCAATCACAGGCCGAAGAGGCAAGTAAAGATCCCCAGGCAAATTATCATAGGAGAGCTTCACATTCAGGACCGTTGGTTCACCAAACAGCATGGTCAAAGGCTGGGAAGAACCTGGATGATGCTCCAAAAATGTCAACAGGGGCAGACTTGTCAACCTTGTCCAGTTTAGTAGCGGCAAGGAACTTATTGTCTGATGACCGCAGAGAAAAATCTTCTTCTACACAACCCGAGGCAAAAAAACTTGCCAGGTTGCCGGGGTCATTCAATGATGTCTCTGGCTCTACCAGAGGACAGGATTATTACGGTCATCATGGGCAGGGTGTGTCAGGTTCCCATCAACAGGAAGCTGCTAGGTCAAGCAACAGGGACCAAGTTATG CAGGGTTACGGACCCAAGGGACGCAAAATCCACTATTCTGGCCCACTACTAGTTCCATCTGGGAACACAGACCAGATGCTCAAGGATCATGACAGACAGATCCGAGAAGTTGTTCGACGAGCACGTATAGATAAAGAGAAAGTCAGGAGATTTCATCAAGGTGGCGCTGAAGCCAACCACCAAAGACCAGCTCGCCATCAAGTACTTACATTCAGTGGTGGAGGCGCGTAA